The following nucleotide sequence is from Triticum dicoccoides isolate Atlit2015 ecotype Zavitan chromosome 7B, WEW_v2.0, whole genome shotgun sequence.
GGGCAGTTAGcccctcataattttccttccGCTCTTTATCCATAGTAGGATTGATGGCAGGGTCCAAGCGACCCAGCATAAGATCAGTTTTCACTGGGCTTCCTGGTGGGCTCTTGTGGAGGTCAACTATCGGGCTGGATGCTGGCTTATCCCGGTTAGTGTTCATCTTAAGAGTCTGAATAGCAGCACCCCTTGCAATAGGCAAGTTGACCTCAACACGTGGACATGTTCCGGACGAGGCCAATGGCACGGAGAGTGCTGGCGCTCCAGCATGGGTCAAGTGGATATGGGCACAGGTCTCACGCCATTTCTTCTCAAGCTCATCTGTGCTCCTTTTCCATTTCAACTCTTGTGCCTTAGACTGTATAAAAAGAGAAGGATTATACCAATCAGGTTTTCGATAGAATAAGAGTTGGTTTTGTCGAGATTAAACATGGAAATAACACAAACCTGATTTTGATCATTGGTCCGCTGCAGCCAGTGCGGCAAACTAGGGTTAGCAGCCTCAGGGACGGATACTGCCGTCCGCTCCGCTGCAAGTTTGGCGAGCTCACTCTCATAACCACCCTTGCAGAGCATGCACATGGCCGGCTTCACCATCTGAGTATGGCCACCCCCTGGCGGCCATCTGAGAGGTGTTGGTGTCACCGGCAAAGGCCGGAGCATTGGTGATAACATCCCCACCGAGTTGCTGAGAGTTCCACTGCTTCCAGGCCTAACAAAATTTAGTAACTCGTTAATCTGTGGAACTGAACTATAATGGGTGAGACTACAAGGCTACCACTGCTACACAAAAAAGCAACAACGTTTATAGAGTAGCGTCAACTGCCCTAAACTAAAAACCTGTTTGTTTGTCATATCAAAGTTTTCAATCATCCAAAAAAAAAAATCAGGCCTCCTTTGGTAtgtaggaattttgtaggaatcccataggataggatttgtataggaaaaattcctttagagccctttggtttgtaggaatagaatcctattcctatggaggaattcttcctatcctccacatttcgtaggaaaataaacattagcctagactcaatggaaaaaatcctatgatgtgaaccaaagggCATCTTCTTTACTATTCCTATTCATAGGACTTCCGGTACGGAGCTGGATCCTCTAACATTCGAAGGGAAGTCAGGTAAGCTACAGTAACCTGACTTCCCTTCAGGCTAGCCCATGAACAGTGCTCATTTCAATTTTCAAAAGACAGGCTTCCATTCCTAATAGATCAATTTCAATTCGTGACATACCAAGTTCAATTTTAGAAGACTCATTTCAATTTTTGAAATACTCATTTCACTCTTTTCAAAAGAACTATTTCAATTTCATAAGCTCCCCGACTTTccttgtcttttttacacaagaaGAACATTGTAGCTCTGTGACATCCCTTGAGCATGTTAGAGGATTCTTATTCCTATGactttcctatcctatgaaccaattgcAGAGTAAGTAATAATTTGGTTCAGCATGACTAAGCAGTAATCAACAAGACCAGACATGTTAGATCTAACAAAGAATCAGAAAACGAACGCAGACGCACCTCAGAGCAGCTCCAGCAAGCGGTGTGCTGCGGGCGATCGGCATGGCTTGGAGATCCCATTCATCCTCCATTCCTGGGTGATAAATCTTACACCTGAGGTACGTGGCGCACGCTGCAGTGGCGACGGCCCACACTTCACCGCGCCCGAAACGCCTGAGCAGACGCCCCATCTCAGCAATGGCCGCCTTGCCCCCCTCAGACGACGACGCGGCAGGGCCTTCCACCATCCACTTCAGGTCCCCGAGGTCAAGAACCACCCCGCCGTGCTCGCCGACGAGCCTCTCGACTACGGCGCCCAGCTTCCCGATCCTCTCCGCCATCGCCACCTTGTCGCCAGCAAGCTTGGTGAGTTCCGCCTCCAGATGCAGGATCTTGGCTGCAGCGAGGGCAGCGGAGCTGGCCGCTGGGATTATTCGAATGGCCTCCTTCAGAACCACGTCCGGTCCGGAGTCTCCGACGATCACCGGGTTGCGGCGCGCTGGCTTGAGCATGACATCAAGCACCTTGCGCGCATCATCCCCGCAGCTGGCTCCAGCCGCCGCAGCCGCCAGCCGAGGGTTGATGTATGCGTTAGCGGTGCCGGCGCGCAGAAGAGAGGAAAGGGATGGGGAGAAGGGGGTTGGCGTCGGTACAGGACTAGACGCTGCGGTGGAAGACGACGGGGAGGGTGAGGTGAGAGACTGTTCGATGGTGTTCTTCACGGCAGAAGATGAGAAGGACGCCTCGCGCATGACGCGGCTGACCGAAGGGTCGTCGAGGATGGAGAGCACGAGCTGCTCGAGCTCCACCTTAACGGCGAGGAGCGGCTGCTGTGCCGCCTCAGGGCAGCCCCGCCGCTGCTGGGCCTGCGCGCGCTTGAGAGCCGCAACGAGCGCGTTGGAAACGGGAGGAGCAGCGGCCCCGCCTCCAATCGCGCCCCCCGCAAAGGCAGGCAACCTGTCTAGCGCGACGGAGAAACAGAGCTCAAGAGCGCGGCAGTGGAGCGGGTGCGCGCCGGCGCCACCAGAGGCGGCAGCAGCGCCTCCCGCGGCCACGGCCCGCGCGCAGGCCTGGCGCAGCAGGCCAGCCGGCGCGGCGAGCAGCGCGGCGGCGACGTGGAGCGGCGTGGTGGAGACGTGCCTCCGTCGAGCCGCTTCGTCCATGGCtcgcgccagcgccgccgccgcctctggcgTGAGCGTCTGCTGGATGGTGCTGAGATCCGCCCTCATCgtcgtccccgccgccgcggccttcCGCTCATCAATCGATCAAAGGACACGCGAATTCTTCTGTGTTCTTCACCTAGGTTCCTCGCCGCCGTCTTGGGGTGGTGCGGCACGCCGATGAACCGGGAGCGCGGAAAAGGGGGGTGTATCGGAGGGGAGGGGAGACGGTGGGGAGGCGGAAGTAACGAGAGAAgaagggaagagagagagagagcgagagaggcgaATAGAATCTTCGTCTCCGATTTCGCTTCGTCTCTGCAATTTACACTGGACCAGTTAATTGCCAGTGTTACCAGGGAGACATGACATGTTCTCTAAAGCGCGACCCAAACCATGTCTGTTTTATCTGAATTTCGTCCATATGAAAATGGCAATGAAACGGCATCCGTCCAATTTTCCGTGGTGCACTGGTCGTGCGCTTAGGGGGGTTTTGGTTGCTGCCCTCGGAGATGTGCCTGAGAAAATTTGATGTCTGCTGTGTGCATGAAGATTGAAGAAATTTTGCCTGATCAGGCTGCCTGCTATAGGTGCTGTTTGGTTTGTTGCCCGAGCCTGGACTACTAGTAGACAAGTGGGCCAGCTTCTGATCTCTTCAATTAGCACTGTTTGTTCAACTTTCGATGCCAGGTAAGTGCATTTGCGTCTCCAGGCGTCCAATCTGGATGGCCTGGTTCAGCCTAACCATGTGCCTGGACAGCTGGCCAGGCTAATCATCCTCGTATGTGTTCCAGGCCAGGTTACCAGCAGATTCATCAGGCCACCAACCAAACGGGGTCCAGGCAGATTTCAGGCACACTACAGGCCACGCATCTTTGTCTCAGGATGGCAACCAAACACCCTCTCAATGCGCAAACGCATATGGTCCACCACGGCTGGCCGGTGCTCGTATGTGTAATGTCTTTTGCCATTACATTTCTTTATTtcatcaaagaaaacaagaatcaccaattttttgctagaagagcaagaccaaagaaaaaaaatcacaattaaacattttaaaagatatccaatttccataactactcccactaattgaattaatatcttATATATGTCTCCATTGTTGATCTGTGACTTCTCAAGCTTGCGCACTTCTTTCTTCTGTGattctaaagaagtagacgttgcttcgcaTATAATATCATCTCTAGTCTCATCTCTGACCTCTATTCTAGCTAGGAGTGCACGAGCATCTACCAAATTTCCTGCTACCAATAGATCGATgtattcttcttcccaataccaagagTTGCATCCATCCTACACACAAGTTCGAGAATAAGCTGCCAAACATGGGCCGAATCTGGGAGCAGAACCGAATAAAAAGAAGCATGCACCTTATCTTtttgcacttgatgaacacccatccaggATGTTCTGGGGTGGTCAAAACACGATGCACGACCTGTCGCGGGCAGCCGTCGCACTTTATGAGCAGCAACGGTGAATCGACTAGCCGCTGGGCCAGGGCCGAGCCCGGACGGAGGCTGTCgaatatcgggttctggcaaaacccttaaggttcgaactctggggtgcgcacgaagatcttctccctaccgattcacgccccaaaacctcgccgcgattctaagctagcacgatgaacaacacaagggacacgaggtttataatggttcgggccaccgttgtggtgtaataccctaatccagtgtgtggtgtggtggattgcctctagggctgatgatgaacaatacagaggaagaacagcctcgcgaggggtgttcttgagctggtgcggcgtTCTACTAAGGAAGGATTCGATAggatccccttctactgtggtggttatctctatttatagaggccctgatcctcttcccaaatattaagcgggaagggagccaacaacggccattttgaaggggggcagctagtacaagctatcctgactaaaattGGTCTTCGTCtgtcaaaggcactggtgatgacgccgtcttgggctccacggtgatctccgtcctgccgctctgctggtcttggtctcgttgcatcaatatggaagcctttgcctgatgcctcggtactccgcgcctgggcttgccccctttgcaccaaagaggaaacgaggacactgtgcaggctggcgcccgcctggtct
It contains:
- the LOC119336422 gene encoding protein SMAX1-like, yielding MRADLSTIQQTLTPEAAAALARAMDEAARRRHVSTTPLHVAAALLAAPAGLLRQACARAVAAGGAAAASGGAGAHPLHCRALELCFSVALDRLPAFAGGAIGGGAAAPPVSNALVAALKRAQAQQRRGCPEAAQQPLLAVKVELEQLVLSILDDPSVSRVMREASFSSSAVKNTIEQSLTSPSPSSSTAASSPVPTPTPFSPSLSSLLRAGTANAYINPRLAAAAAGASCGDDARKVLDVMLKPARRNPVIVGDSGPDVVLKEAIRIIPAASSAALAAAKILHLEAELTKLAGDKVAMAERIGKLGAVVERLVGEHGGVVLDLGDLKWMVEGPAASSSEGGKAAIAEMGRLLRRFGRGEVWAVATAACATYLRCKIYHPGMEDEWDLQAMPIARSTPLAGAALRPGSSGTLSNSVGMLSPMLRPLPVTPTPLRWPPGGGHTQMVKPAMCMLCKGGYESELAKLAAERTAVSVPEAANPSLPHWLQRTNDQNQSKAQELKWKRSTDELEKKWRETCAHIHLTHAGAPALSVPLASSGTCPRVEVNLPIARGAAIQTLKMNTNRDKPASSPIVDLHKSPPGSPVKTDLMLGRLDPAINPTMDKERKENYEGLTALQKAKIAGISDIDSFKRLIKGLTEKVSWQSDAASAIAAVVVQCRSGSEKRRTLRTRGDMWLMFVGSDKAGKRKMVNALSELMANTRPVIVNFGGDSELGRAKNDGLNMGLWGKTALDRVTEAVRQNPFSVIVLECIDRLDIVVRGKIKRAMETGRLPDSHGREVSLGNVIFVLTTNWVPDELKGPDVESLLQGELRMLEMAGSSWQLELSIGDKKAKHRADWLCDDVRPAKVAKDLSSSHGLSLDLNLAVGALDDTESSHNSSDVSVEQEQEKGQLAVLCSTPAPDCDLLGLVDDAIVFRPVDFNPFRKTIRDCISAKFELVIGSINSFRIDEDAIDHMVSSVWLTDERFEDWAGEVIMPSIERLWRNVKHDSARAVVRLALVADEALPRWGEGREGLPATVTIAIDGM